Proteins from one Gimesia maris genomic window:
- the pnp gene encoding polyribonucleotide nucleotidyltransferase, producing MKVVVECEVGGQKLSLTTGQLAKQAAGAVLVQYGETVVFVAAATGPGRPGIDFFPLTVDYRERAAASGKFPGGFLKREGRPTTKEILTARLTDRPIRPLFPKGFHDELQIQSNVMSCDGINEPDVLSINGASAALCLSPVPFQGPIGAVRIGRIDGELIVFPNHEQIAEGDLDLIVAGTIESVLMIEGFGNQIPEDEMLEAIMLAHTELAKICKLQLELREKAGIEPFEYEAPPENPFVAKLDDAIFQKLSSAMQSTVKAERRDGAKAIQEELINKFFPEGADTTEDGATIGDFKEAFHDLEAKAVREMAITGRRLDGRAPDVLRDVTCETGALPRVHGSAVFTRGETQSLATVTLGTSRDKQRVDGLFEEELQQFMLHYYFPSFSVGECRPIRGPGRREIGHGCLAERSVLPVLPNEEDFPYTIRVISDILESNGSSSMASVCSATLALMDAGVPLRQPVAGISIGLVTKGKEYKILTDIIGDEDHFCDMDFKVAGTQKGITGIQLDLKNDGINEEIIKATLEQAKKARLELLRTMLTAIRRPRAEISAYAPRLHQTKINPEKIGLLIGPGGKTIRAIQEETGATIDIQDDGTVTVSGGNVSVVEKAMAHIEALTEEIRVGRIYDGVVSSIKEFGAFIEIAPGKDGLCHISELSDGFVKSVSDICKMGDRLQVKVIAVDDQNRVKLSRKAVLAEQAGESNGDVDTEAEEE from the coding sequence GTGAAAGTAGTTGTTGAATGTGAGGTTGGCGGACAGAAACTTAGTCTTACAACTGGTCAGTTAGCGAAACAGGCAGCGGGTGCTGTTCTGGTTCAGTATGGTGAAACAGTAGTCTTTGTTGCAGCAGCAACAGGCCCGGGAAGACCCGGGATTGATTTTTTTCCACTGACGGTTGATTATCGGGAACGCGCAGCGGCTTCCGGTAAATTCCCTGGTGGATTTTTAAAACGTGAAGGTCGTCCTACGACCAAAGAAATTCTGACGGCTCGTTTAACCGACCGTCCCATCCGTCCGCTGTTCCCCAAGGGGTTTCACGACGAACTGCAGATCCAGTCCAACGTGATGTCCTGTGATGGCATCAATGAACCGGACGTGCTCTCAATCAATGGTGCCTCAGCGGCGCTCTGTCTCTCACCTGTTCCCTTCCAGGGACCCATCGGTGCCGTTCGCATCGGTCGTATTGATGGTGAGTTAATTGTCTTCCCGAATCACGAACAGATTGCCGAAGGCGATCTGGATCTGATTGTTGCCGGAACCATCGAATCGGTGCTGATGATCGAAGGTTTCGGAAACCAGATTCCCGAAGACGAAATGTTAGAAGCCATTATGCTTGCTCATACTGAGCTGGCGAAAATCTGCAAATTGCAGCTGGAACTGCGGGAAAAAGCAGGAATAGAGCCCTTCGAATACGAAGCTCCTCCAGAAAATCCGTTTGTGGCCAAACTGGATGATGCGATTTTCCAGAAGCTGAGTTCTGCCATGCAGAGTACTGTAAAAGCAGAACGACGCGATGGTGCCAAAGCCATTCAGGAAGAACTTATAAACAAATTCTTTCCCGAAGGTGCTGACACCACAGAAGACGGTGCCACCATTGGAGACTTCAAAGAAGCATTCCACGATCTGGAAGCGAAAGCAGTCCGCGAAATGGCGATCACCGGTCGTCGTCTCGATGGACGGGCCCCTGACGTTCTGCGTGATGTAACCTGTGAAACCGGTGCCCTGCCGCGAGTGCATGGGTCAGCGGTCTTTACCCGTGGTGAAACTCAGTCACTGGCAACGGTCACACTGGGAACCTCACGTGATAAACAGCGGGTCGATGGTCTGTTCGAAGAAGAACTGCAGCAGTTTATGTTGCACTACTACTTCCCCTCTTTTTCAGTTGGTGAATGCCGACCGATCAGAGGACCGGGACGTCGCGAAATCGGTCACGGTTGTCTGGCAGAACGTTCTGTTTTACCGGTACTGCCGAACGAAGAAGATTTCCCTTACACCATCCGCGTGATTTCCGACATTCTGGAATCAAACGGCAGTAGCTCGATGGCTTCGGTCTGCTCGGCAACTCTGGCTCTGATGGATGCCGGTGTGCCACTGCGACAGCCGGTTGCCGGAATTTCCATTGGTCTGGTGACCAAAGGCAAAGAATATAAGATTCTGACTGATATTATCGGCGATGAAGACCATTTCTGTGACATGGACTTCAAAGTGGCAGGTACTCAGAAAGGGATCACCGGGATTCAGCTGGACCTTAAGAATGATGGAATCAACGAAGAAATCATCAAGGCCACACTGGAACAGGCCAAAAAGGCCCGTCTGGAACTGCTGCGGACCATGTTGACTGCCATTCGTCGTCCACGTGCAGAAATTTCTGCATATGCACCACGTCTGCATCAGACCAAGATCAATCCCGAGAAAATCGGTCTGCTGATCGGTCCTGGTGGAAAAACAATTCGTGCTATTCAGGAAGAAACCGGCGCGACCATCGACATTCAGGATGATGGTACAGTGACTGTTTCCGGCGGAAATGTTTCTGTGGTTGAAAAAGCCATGGCACACATCGAAGCTCTGACGGAAGAAATTCGCGTCGGTCGAATCTATGATGGTGTCGTCAGTTCCATTAAAGAATTTGGTGCTTTCATTGAGATTGCTCCGGGTAAAGATGGACTGTGTCATATCAGTGAACTGTCAGACGGTTTCGTCAAGTCGGTCAGTGACATCTGCAAAATGGGTGACCGTCTGCAGGTGAAGGTGATCGCCGTTGATGATCAGAATCGAGTCAAATTATCCCGTAAAGCAGTACTGGCTGAGCAGGCTGGTGAAAGCAACGGAGATGTTGATACAGAAGCAGAAGAAGAGTAA
- the rpsO gene encoding 30S ribosomal protein S15, producing the protein MSVTQERRAELIQEYQSKTGDTGSAEVQIAVLTERIVNLTEHLRSNSKDHASRRGLLQMVSRRRSLLDYLHKKNAESYREILEKLNIRK; encoded by the coding sequence ATGTCAGTCACGCAGGAACGAAGAGCAGAATTGATTCAAGAATATCAGTCCAAAACAGGGGATACCGGATCTGCTGAAGTGCAGATTGCTGTACTTACAGAACGGATTGTTAATTTAACAGAGCATTTACGATCAAACTCGAAAGACCACGCCAGCCGAAGAGGTTTGCTGCAGATGGTCAGTCGTCGTCGTAGTCTGCTGGATTACTTGCATAAGAAAAATGCAGAAAGCTATAGGGAAATTCTGGAGAAGTTAAACATCCGAAAATAG
- a CDS encoding sensor histidine kinase — protein sequence MTRSSAINESPLSAEEREKFEAQYSEIATLAGGLAHEIKNPLSTMSMNLELLTEDLETLDVPAKHRMLKKVESVQKECKHLQDILDAFLQFARVGKLALSASNLNDLVSDFIDFFRPQAREASIEISPHFDADLPQVQVDQALFRQVLMNLALNVIQAMPDGGLIELQTSHKDGMVYLDIIDNGKGIDEKVKSRIFETFFSTKPGGSGLGLPTVKKIIDAHHGKIECESEQGRGTRFTISFPVC from the coding sequence ATGACAAGATCATCAGCAATCAATGAAAGCCCGTTGAGCGCCGAAGAGCGTGAGAAATTTGAAGCGCAGTATTCCGAAATTGCGACCTTGGCCGGAGGGTTGGCTCACGAAATCAAGAACCCCCTTTCAACGATGAGTATGAATCTGGAACTGCTCACGGAAGATCTGGAAACGCTGGATGTCCCTGCGAAACATCGCATGCTGAAGAAAGTGGAAAGTGTTCAGAAGGAATGTAAGCATCTGCAGGATATTCTGGACGCCTTTCTGCAGTTTGCCCGGGTCGGCAAACTGGCGCTGAGTGCGTCCAATCTGAATGATCTGGTCAGCGACTTTATCGATTTTTTCAGGCCCCAGGCGCGTGAAGCCTCGATCGAAATCAGTCCGCATTTTGATGCCGACCTCCCCCAGGTTCAGGTGGATCAGGCGCTGTTTCGACAGGTGCTGATGAACCTGGCCCTCAATGTGATACAGGCAATGCCCGATGGCGGGTTGATTGAGCTGCAGACATCGCATAAAGACGGAATGGTCTATCTCGACATCATCGATAACGGAAAAGGCATTGATGAAAAAGTAAAATCACGGATTTTTGAGACCTTCTTTTCCACAAAACCGGGGGGCAGCGGACTGGGGCTACCGACGGTCAAAAAAATTATCGATGCGCATCACGGCAAAATTGAATGTGAAAGTGAACAGGGGAGAGGAACCCGTTTCACCATTTCATTTCCCGTTTGCTGA
- a CDS encoding sigma-54-dependent transcriptional regulator, which produces MSSKDATETDLESIVIRVLIIDDDEAHAQAVAESLERVGCDCKIATSGEQGAKLIESETADIVITDLRMDGVDGLAILRTAKDELPDAEVIVLTGHGSINSAVTAMQLGAYTYLTKPLDINELRNAVEKASTRVRLMRRNAELHRRLDEKFGFEGVIGNTPQMHKIVDKLKNVASTNSTVLIEGESGTGKELVARAIHQNSERKSKPFVPLNISALPDSILESELFGHEPGAFTGAVGKRIGKFEHANGGTLFLDEVGEMPMQTQIKLLRVLEDRKIARLGMNEEISLNVRLVAATNADLLEMVKKGTFRQDLYYRLSVVKIELPPLRERRGDIPLLTDHFLKELSSQYHKPYDGVSRAARRALMSYDWPGNIRQLKNAAERMLVLDTDGILDLDDLPEEIVPMTGPEGDSSYISDRSGADFLIGRPFSEVERYYIERALDLADGKREEAARMLGIGERTLYRKLKEYQKQREEQT; this is translated from the coding sequence ATGAGCTCGAAAGACGCCACGGAAACCGATCTGGAATCGATCGTCATTCGCGTATTAATTATTGACGACGATGAAGCCCATGCGCAGGCCGTTGCAGAAAGCCTGGAACGGGTTGGCTGTGATTGCAAAATTGCCACTTCCGGTGAACAGGGTGCCAAGCTGATCGAAAGCGAAACGGCGGATATCGTCATTACGGATCTTCGCATGGATGGTGTCGACGGGCTGGCGATCCTGAGGACAGCAAAAGACGAACTGCCGGATGCAGAAGTCATCGTGTTGACGGGGCATGGATCCATCAACTCAGCAGTGACCGCGATGCAACTGGGCGCTTATACTTATCTGACCAAACCCCTGGATATCAATGAACTGCGTAACGCGGTCGAAAAAGCTTCGACGCGGGTGCGCCTGATGCGGCGGAATGCCGAACTGCACAGACGGCTGGATGAAAAATTTGGTTTTGAAGGTGTCATTGGTAATACACCACAGATGCATAAAATCGTCGACAAACTGAAAAATGTCGCATCAACCAACAGTACCGTGCTGATTGAAGGGGAGAGTGGCACGGGGAAAGAACTGGTAGCCCGCGCCATTCATCAGAACAGCGAACGCAAAAGCAAGCCCTTTGTGCCCCTCAATATTTCTGCGCTGCCTGACAGTATTCTGGAAAGTGAACTGTTCGGTCATGAGCCGGGGGCATTTACCGGAGCGGTGGGAAAACGAATCGGGAAATTCGAACATGCAAACGGAGGCACACTGTTTCTGGATGAAGTCGGCGAAATGCCGATGCAGACGCAGATCAAACTGTTACGCGTGCTGGAAGATCGAAAGATCGCCCGGCTGGGAATGAACGAAGAGATCAGCCTGAATGTGCGACTGGTGGCGGCAACCAATGCGGATCTGCTGGAGATGGTGAAAAAAGGCACATTTCGCCAGGATCTGTATTACCGGCTCTCCGTCGTCAAAATCGAACTGCCTCCTCTGCGCGAACGACGTGGTGATATCCCACTGTTGACGGATCATTTTCTCAAGGAACTCTCTTCGCAGTATCACAAACCCTATGATGGCGTTTCGCGTGCCGCACGTCGCGCCTTGATGTCTTATGACTGGCCGGGCAATATCCGCCAGCTCAAAAACGCTGCTGAGCGAATGCTCGTACTGGACACCGATGGGATTCTGGATCTGGATGACCTGCCCGAAGAAATCGTGCCCATGACGGGACCAGAGGGAGACAGTAGTTACATCTCGGATCGTTCAGGCGCTGATTTTCTGATTGGACGTCCTTTCTCAGAAGTCGAGCGGTATTACATCGAACGGGCTCTGGATCTGGCGGACGGTAAGCGGGAAGAAGCTGCCAGGATGCTGGGCATTGGGGAACGAACCCTCTATCGTAAGCTCAAAGAATATCAGAAGCAGCGGGAAGAACAGACTTAG
- a CDS encoding NfeD family protein: MGIERSGFIVSVTSGESQALLSHIENGESHTMKHVNQMLLAFILGLLVLNGSSTLRADPAPSEKPQKQSAEPEKKADADAPPSRPALFMTIESPVGEVTYGRVTNAALSLQNEAAKSGQKGYLVLQISPGSSPFHQVQGLAKFLASAQLSDLKTIAWIPETVIGNNVVLALACDEIVMHPDAELGDIGYGKALDRDEREFVLSIVEKRHNAKLSRALALGMMDPQQAVLKVKIQQGEGENRQIISRIVTPDELKRLQDNMAVITDVETIKEVGSLGVFSGSKARALDVLVQQLAPTRGELAEIYGIPREKLRDDPTLGEAPKVMLIKVDGMIEPLLEAFLERQINRAVNSGANMLIFEIDSGGGYLMSGTNLANMIADLDSRQVRTVAYIPDHAMSSAAIIALGCDEIFMRPGAQTGDAGPIEMKEDGQFEHVPEKILSSLRVTLKDLAEKKGRPAAVCEAMSDKDLIVYEVTNSKTGQLWYMSEDEIHQSNGEWIQGPAVPESRKANLLTVNGGRAHELKIAEPPVRDMDELKQRLGIPADVKLKAVGRTWVDTLVYILNSQIITFLLFILGAIFVYLELYTLTGLFGIMSAVCFGLFFWSRFLGGTAGYLEVMIFSIGLICILLEIFVIPGFGIFGISGGLLVVTSIILASQTFGDFNTLRPGSDFATMSSTVGTMSASLVTVIILAIVLNRFLPESKLMSSIVLSPPGEHQKPGTHEIQLDPDLLPGKAGLKVKGLHLEVGMQGVTRSVLRPAGRVEIDGVWVDVISEGPFIPSGASVEIAHIQGNEVVVRELT; this comes from the coding sequence ATGGGTATTGAACGTTCCGGGTTCATCGTGAGCGTAACCTCAGGTGAATCACAGGCATTGCTATCTCATATTGAAAACGGTGAAAGTCACACGATGAAACATGTCAACCAGATGCTACTGGCTTTTATTCTGGGACTGCTGGTGCTCAATGGAAGTTCAACTTTGCGGGCCGATCCGGCTCCGTCTGAAAAGCCGCAGAAGCAGTCTGCGGAACCTGAAAAGAAGGCAGACGCCGATGCGCCTCCTTCGAGACCGGCCTTGTTTATGACAATCGAGAGCCCCGTGGGGGAAGTGACCTATGGAAGAGTCACGAATGCCGCTTTGTCATTGCAGAATGAAGCAGCCAAATCAGGGCAGAAGGGGTATCTGGTACTCCAGATCTCACCTGGTTCCAGCCCGTTTCACCAGGTGCAGGGGCTGGCCAAATTTCTGGCATCCGCCCAGTTATCCGATTTAAAAACCATTGCCTGGATTCCGGAAACAGTGATCGGAAACAATGTGGTTCTGGCACTGGCCTGTGATGAAATCGTGATGCATCCGGACGCGGAACTGGGGGACATAGGGTATGGTAAAGCACTGGATCGGGATGAACGCGAGTTCGTGCTGTCCATCGTTGAGAAACGCCACAATGCCAAGCTGAGTCGCGCCCTGGCCCTGGGCATGATGGACCCACAGCAGGCCGTCCTGAAAGTAAAAATACAACAGGGAGAAGGCGAAAACAGGCAGATTATCTCCCGCATCGTGACTCCCGATGAGCTAAAACGGCTGCAGGATAATATGGCCGTGATCACCGATGTCGAAACCATTAAAGAAGTCGGTTCGCTGGGCGTTTTTTCAGGCAGCAAGGCCCGCGCCCTGGATGTGCTGGTACAGCAACTGGCCCCCACACGTGGCGAACTGGCTGAGATATATGGGATTCCCCGCGAGAAATTACGCGATGATCCCACCCTGGGAGAAGCCCCCAAAGTCATGCTGATTAAAGTGGACGGGATGATTGAACCACTGCTCGAGGCCTTTCTTGAACGACAGATTAATCGGGCCGTCAATTCCGGTGCGAATATGCTGATATTTGAGATTGATTCAGGGGGAGGCTACCTGATGTCCGGCACCAATCTGGCGAATATGATCGCCGATCTGGATTCAAGACAGGTGAGAACGGTGGCTTATATTCCTGATCATGCCATGAGTAGTGCCGCTATTATCGCGCTGGGCTGCGACGAAATCTTCATGCGTCCCGGAGCACAAACGGGAGACGCCGGGCCCATTGAAATGAAAGAGGACGGGCAGTTCGAGCACGTACCAGAAAAAATTCTGAGCTCCCTGCGCGTGACATTGAAGGATCTGGCAGAGAAAAAGGGGCGACCCGCGGCAGTCTGCGAAGCGATGTCCGATAAAGATCTGATCGTCTACGAAGTCACCAACAGTAAAACCGGCCAACTCTGGTACATGAGTGAAGATGAAATTCATCAATCGAATGGCGAATGGATCCAGGGACCAGCCGTGCCCGAGTCGCGGAAAGCAAATTTATTGACGGTCAACGGGGGGCGGGCGCATGAATTAAAAATAGCAGAACCGCCTGTCCGGGATATGGATGAACTCAAGCAGCGACTGGGGATTCCCGCTGATGTCAAACTGAAAGCGGTAGGACGGACCTGGGTCGATACACTGGTCTATATTTTGAATTCTCAGATCATTACTTTCCTGCTGTTCATTTTGGGGGCGATCTTTGTCTACCTGGAGCTCTACACGTTGACCGGTTTGTTCGGCATCATGTCAGCAGTCTGTTTTGGACTCTTTTTCTGGAGCCGCTTTCTGGGGGGAACAGCCGGTTACCTGGAAGTCATGATCTTCAGTATCGGGCTGATTTGTATCCTGCTGGAAATCTTTGTCATCCCCGGTTTTGGTATTTTCGGGATCTCGGGCGGTCTTCTGGTTGTGACTTCGATCATTCTGGCCAGCCAGACCTTTGGTGATTTTAATACACTGCGTCCCGGTTCAGATTTTGCCACCATGTCGAGTACGGTAGGGACAATGAGTGCCTCGCTCGTCACGGTCATTATCCTCGCGATCGTGCTCAATCGTTTTTTACCCGAATCAAAACTGATGAGTTCGATTGTACTGTCGCCTCCGGGCGAACATCAGAAACCCGGGACTCACGAGATCCAGCTGGATCCCGATCTGCTGCCCGGCAAAGCTGGTTTGAAGGTGAAAGGCCTGCATCTGGAAGTCGGCATGCAGGGGGTAACGCGCTCCGTTTTACGCCCGGCAGGACGGGTTGAAATCGATGGCGTCTGGGTGGATGTCATCAGCGAGGGGCCATTTATCCCGTCTGGGGCCTCGGTAGAAATTGCGCATATCCAGGGGAATGAAGTGGTTGTGCGTGAGTTAACATGA
- a CDS encoding TetR/AcrR family transcriptional regulator, translating to MNTRDRKQREIQEREAKILECARPMFIEGGYNGLNMDRLTSLLEYSKGTIYNHFSCKEEIIITLAIQTLEKRLAMFQKAALFQGTSRERIAAIGAAAELFVKTYPDHFCVEQTIRLDSIWDKTSEERRKLMSNYEHRCIGIVGGIVRDGVSRGDVHLGESATPEEIVFGLWSLSVGGYSIITTSNSLSELGISSPYEMLRRNFNRFLDGIQWQPLSTEVDYDAVYDRITREVFGNELQQNAV from the coding sequence ATGAATACCCGAGATCGCAAACAACGAGAGATTCAGGAACGCGAAGCGAAAATCCTGGAGTGCGCGCGCCCCATGTTCATTGAAGGCGGGTATAACGGTCTGAATATGGATCGGCTCACCAGTCTGCTGGAGTACTCTAAGGGCACGATTTATAACCATTTCTCCTGCAAAGAAGAGATTATCATAACTCTGGCGATTCAGACCCTCGAAAAGCGGCTGGCCATGTTTCAGAAGGCGGCGCTGTTTCAGGGAACCTCGCGCGAACGGATTGCTGCAATCGGCGCTGCTGCCGAACTGTTTGTCAAAACCTATCCCGATCATTTCTGTGTCGAGCAGACCATTCGACTCGATTCGATCTGGGATAAAACATCAGAAGAACGTCGTAAACTTATGTCAAACTACGAGCATCGCTGCATCGGGATCGTAGGCGGCATCGTGCGTGATGGTGTCTCTCGGGGGGATGTGCATCTGGGAGAATCTGCCACCCCTGAAGAAATTGTGTTCGGTCTCTGGTCTCTGTCTGTAGGCGGCTATTCGATCATTACTACCAGTAACTCGCTCAGTGAATTGGGCATTTCTTCACCCTATGAAATGCTCCGCCGAAATTTTAATCGTTTTCTTGACGGAATTCAGTGGCAGCCATTGAGTACCGAAGTCGATTACGACGCGGTTTACGACCGTATTACCCGGGAGGTATTTGGAAATGAACTTCAGCAGAACGCAGTCTGA